GATTTTTAACTGTATCTTCGTCCAATCGGTAATTACAACTGCGGATGGGGAAAATTCTTCTGACCGCTTTTAATAATCCTCGCATAGTATGAACATCTGTGTAGGGGCCAAAATATTTAGAGCCATCACGCACAATATTCCGAGTCGGGAATATCCTCGGAAATTCCTCTTTTGTGACTCGAATGTAAGGAAAACTTTTGTCATCTTTCAAATTGATATTGTAGCGTGGTTTATATTCTTTGACCATGTTGGCCTCGAGAATGAAAGCCTCGGACTCGGAATCCGTAGCAATCCATTCCAGATCACCAATTTTCTTAACCAGGGCGGAAAACTTTGGCCCCTCAAACCTGCCTTTCTGAAAATAGCTTCTGACCCGAATTCGCAGATTTTTAGCTTTACCTACATAAATTACCTTGCCCTGTTTATTTTGAAAAAGATACACCCCTGGATTCTTGGGAAGACTACCGAGTTTCTTGGTTACATTTTGTGCAGGCATGCTAAACTTTTTATTCCGGGTGACGGGTAAAAATATTTAAAAATTTTAACCAATCGCAAGCATTCTTTGTACAGCATTATAGGCTCTGGCCCTGATATCTTCCGGAACTTCAATAACGTATCGATTGAATTTCAAAGCATTCAAAGTTTCTTCAAGTGTAATTTGATTCATATGTGGGCACCTGACACTGCAAAATCGCAGCATTTCTTTTTCCGGGTTGGCGGCGGCAACATTATCTCCCATGGAACACTCCGTTAACAATAAATATCTTTTGGCGGTCGTTTTTTCCACATACTTAATCATCGCAGTTGTGCTTCCGGAATAATCGGAAGCTAACACAACTTCCGGGCTGCATTCGGGGTGAGCCAAAATAATCACATCTTCAAATTGCGCACGAGCATTTTTTATATCTTCAACAGTAAATTTATCGTGAACTTCACATAAGCCATGCCACCCGATGAGCTCGTAATCTTGATTCTTCCGGGAATCTCCGTTACCGTTACCATTTGGGAAAATGATTTTTTTGCCGGTTTCTCTTGCAACATTCCTGGCTAAATATTCATCCGGGAGAAAAATGACAGTATCCGTATCCAAAGATTCTACAACGGCAGCTGCATTCCCGGAAGTACAACAGATATCAGATTCGGCCTTTACGTCAGCATAAGTATTGATATAAGTCACCACCGGGATTCCCGGGAACCGGCTTTTCAGATTGCGAACGTCTTCTGCCGTGATGCTGGCGGCTAAAGAACAACCTGCCTCTTTGGCCGGCAACAAGACCGTTTTCTCCGGATTTAAAATCTTGGCAGTTTCTGCCATAAACCGGACGCCGCAAAATATGATAATGTCTTTGTCGGTTTCCGCTGCCTTGCGGCTAAGCTCTAAGGAATCCCCACCATAATCCGGGACAAAATGGAACAATGCCGGCTCCATATAATTATGGCCCAAAATTACAGCATTTTTTTCCACTTTCAATCGGTTGATTTCGTAAACCAATTCCGCTTTATAACGCAATTCAAATTCCGGCACAATACGATTTAGTTTTAATCTCATTTGTTCATAAATTTTTTCGACTGACAACTTAATACCTCCAAATTAATCATTATTTGATTTGTACGTTATAAAGTTCTCCGAAAATCTATTTTGCTTCATTTTTAATCTAATAAAAAACTAATATCCAATGCTTTTACCGAATGAGTCAACATACCAACAGAAACATAGTTTATACTTGTTGCAGCAATCGAACTGACATTTTCCAAAGTTACATTTCCCGATACTTCTAAAGGGATTTGTCCTTTCGTAATACTCACGGCTTTTCTTATTTCTTCAATAGTCATATTATCCAAAAGAATTCTATTCGCGCCAAGTTCAAGCGCCTCTCTTAACTCGGCATGATTCTTTACTTCTATCTCAATTTCCAGGTTTTGTTTATGCTCTTTTAATCCTTTTTTTATTGAATTTACTGCACTGGATATGGAGCCTGCCAGTTTAATATGATTCTCCTTTATAAGCACCATATCATGCAGTCCAAAGCGATGGTTTTCACCCCCACCTAAACGTACCGCCCATTTATCCAGAATGCGTAAACCCGGTACAGTCTTTCGTGTGTCAAGAATTACGGTTTCAGTACCTGCTATCCTTTCTACAAATTTACTGGTTAATGTAGCGATACCTGACATTCGCTGCAAAAAGTTCAAGGCAACTCGTTCGCCTGCCAATAATTCATAAGCAGAACCACAAATATCGGCAATGATAGAGCCGCGCTCAACCCGGCCGCCATCCTGGAATAAATTAGTGAACCGGATCTTATTATCCAGGCAATCAAACACCATTTTGGCAACAGCTAAACCTGCAATGACTCCGGCTTTTTTACCAATGAATTTACCTTTGATTACGTGATCGCTACCCTCTAATAACGATGAGGTTATATCACCTTTGCCGATGTCTTCTTTTAAAGAACGTTCAACAATTTCTTTTATTTTCGCTGAATCAATATTATCTAATTTTAATCCTGAATTCATATATTTTTTGTTGTTTCAACCTGATTTAACTTGTTTCTTTTTAAAAAAGTAAAATAAGGGCAACCCAATGAGTAAAAGTGTCAACCCGGCGCCGGCCTGCAGAGGCCTTTCGATTAAAGTATTGATTACAAACCAGGAAGAAATCAGGATAAAAACCAATGGAGTGAATGGATAACCTAATGTTTTATAAGGACGATGGGCTTCTTTCCTTTTGAATCTAAATAAGATAACCACACATGCTGCTAATGTAAAAAATATCCAATCCGTAAAAGTAACGTAGGTAATCACGTCTTCGAATGTACCCCAAAAAATCAAAATGACAATTGCCCATATCGATTGCAAAATGACTGAGTTAACCGGAGTTTGGTATTTGGGATGCACTTCCGCAATCTTTTTGAAAAATAAACCATCTCGAGCCATGGCAAAATAGATCCGGGGGGCGGAAAGTGTGTAGATCAAAGCCGTTCCAAGCGTTGATATTGCGATGATCACAGCTACCAAGAACCCACCATTTGGAACGACTTTACTGACTGCATCCGCAGCAATACTTTCCGATCGGGCCATTTCTGCTACCGGCATAAGAAACAAGTAACTAAGATTGGTCAGCATATAAACCACTGTCACCACAAAAGCTCCGATAACCATCGCTTTTGGGATGGTTGAACTGGCATTCTTCGCTTCTCCTGATAAGTAAGATGCATGTTGCCATCCGCCGTATGACCAGAGCACTCCCACCAGGGCAAGGCCAAAAGCGCTGAGCAAACTTCCACTTGAGGAGATTACGAGAGGATCATTAGTTTGCAAAGTCGTAAAGGATCCCATGAATAAACCGATCCCAATCACGGTTGCAATCCCGATCAATTTGAGTCCGGTAAACAGATTCGAGAAATATTCAACAAGTTTTACCCGGAATATATTGATAACCGTGATGCAAACAATGGCAAGTATTGCAACCCATAATTTGCCGGATTCACCCATTGGAAAGATAAAAGACAAATAATAGCTAAATGCGATGCATAAAGCCGCAATTGCACCCGAGTTAATCACCGTAAAATAAGCCCATCCGTACATGAAACCGGCAATATCTCCATAAGCTTCTTTTAAATAGACATACACACCGCCGGCTTTAGGAAACATACCTCCCAATTCCGCAAAGGTAAGCGCTCCTGTTAAAGCGATTATACCTCCTACTGTCCAGACAATCAAAATAAGTGTTGGAGACGGCAAATGGCTGGCAATTTGAGAGGGCGTTATAAAAATACCGGAGCCGATACACGAACCAATTGCAACCATCGTTAGCCCGTAAAGGGACAATTCTTTTCTGAGTTCAGTCATAGGTTATGTTAGAATATCAACACGCCATTTCAGGTAATAATTTAGCTAAAGCTACCATCAATTTTTCTACATCTTGTTCAGTGTTATATCCTTGTATGGATATTCGAATGAGGGACTTATCCCGACACTCCATAACCGGAATTTCGATATTGAATTCATCGTAAAGCCGTTGTTTAAATAGCTCCCGGTCCATAGTGGGTAAAGGCTGGGCAACCATTTGTTGGAACCATCCGTCATTTCCCGGACAAATAGGATCCAGTCCGGTTACTTCAATGAGTTGACTTCGAGCTGAAAGTGTCAATTCATGACACTTTTTTAGGATTGTCTGCCATTCATCTTTCTGCCAGAATTTGATTGCTGCAGAAACTGAAAGATAAGCCGCGATATCCCTGGTCCCCTGGAATTCATTCTCCTGGATGAATGGTGAATCCTCTACAGATTTATTTCCCCAGCTGACGATCAAAGGCTCGATTAGAGATTGAACCTCTGGTCGGGCATATAAAAAAGCACACCCTTTTGGTGTTAAGAGCCATTTATGGCAATTCCCGGAATAAAAATCGATACCCATTTCTTCGAGATCGATGGGTACCTGACCGGGACCATGAGCGCCGTCGACAAGTAGTATAATGCCTGCATCTTTTGCTCGTATGGTCAATTCCTTCAGCGGCATCGTGAGCGCTGTTGGTGATGTGATATGGCTAATAAACAGCACTTTGGTTCGATTTGTAACCCCGGACCAGATTGTCTCAATGACTTGTTCTTTTGATTCTATTGGCAATCGTAACGGCTGCCGGACATATTTCGAACCTCGTTTTTGACAAATAAATTGCCACATGCGATCCATAGCGCCATATTCATGATCTGTGGTTAATATTTCATCGCCGGGCTCTAATTTTAATGAGTGTGCGACAATGTTCAGTCCTGTCGTTGCATTTGGCACGAAAAAGAGATTCTCGCCGCTGGTGCCTAAAAATGTCGCCAATAATTTCCTGGCTTTCTGCATTAAAGTTCCGTGTCGACGACCCAGGAACTCTACCGGTTGTTGTTCCAGTTCAAGTTGCCAGTTTTGGTATACTTCAAAAACAGGCTTGGGACAAGCGCCAAATGAACCATTGTTCAAAAATACAATGTCAGGCCGGATATAAAAGAGATCGCGAACGTTGTTCATGAAGATCCTTTTTTGATGATATTATGCATTCTTATTTGTTTATTCATCATAATTGCAGTACTAATATCTCTAAGCGGATTCCGCTGGTTCAATCGTAGCCGACATTGATCCTTTGCAATGGGGTATTCTCCAATCAGCACCATAAGCATGAATCTGGTCACGCCGATGTTCGGCCCGCTCCTTATTTGTCGTATCAACAATTACCCTGCCGGCGCTATCCACTTCGCATGCCATCTGGAATGCTTTTGACTGGATATACCCGAAAATACTCATCAGCATTTCGATCACATAATCATAAGTGTGGTTACTATCATCCAATAACACAACATTATAGAGAGGCACCAACCTGGTTTTTGGTTTTTTCTTCGAAATTTTCTTCGTTTTCGGAAGGGAAATTGTACCCGGTTTTCCAACAGATTTATTTGGACTCTCAAAACCAAATGCGTCAGCCAAGCTGCAAATCTCCCAAAATTTGATTTGCGTTTTCTATTTTTCCCGAAGCAAATGTGTCTAATGCATCCGCCACATACTTCATTTTTCGCATACCCAAAAGGACACAATCTACCCCTCCGGTTGAACTTAATATTCGCAATGTTTTTTGGGAGAGAGTTGAAGAATTTGTCAAATCAGGACAAAGCGTACTTAATTTCCCTGAGATCTCATTTGAATGTAGTGCTACCTGGTTTTCATAATGAAGCGTTATGACTTCACACAATTTCCTAACGATTTGCATATATTTCTTCGACCAATTCTGCCATGCAGTGTCGGCTTTCAATTTTTTATTGATATAATTTATGTATGAAGCAATCTGCGGAATGAGAATATTTTCTTTGACATGATCCCATTGAGACCAACTTTGAAAACTCTCCAGGGAAAATTTTAATTGTCCGGAGATCAGGAATACTTTTTCCAGACTTTCTTTTGAAATTTCACCCAGCAATTTTTCGATGATCTCTGTAGTAAAAACAGATTCGACTTCCTGCAGTTCTTGTAAATGAACCTCAAATTGTTCCCGAATGATGTTTGGGTCCGTTTCGCGAAAACTGGCTAAGCGAACCATACTATCCTTTGCCATTGCATTTAATGGCCGGTTGACCAGCGTGGCCAATTGGTTTTCACTGGCGAAATCAAGCAAGGACAACTTATCGGAAACCTGGTTTAAAGTTAAACAAGCGCCGGTTTCATAAAGGTTGAACGGAAATTGAATCACTTGAAAATGATGACCGCTGGAAATCTCATTGGCAATGTCATAAACCTTTTCTAATGAAGTGAACTCAAAATCCTGAGATGAATTAGGAAATGTGTTGGAAGAAATCCCATAATATTGAATTTTTCCTTCGGCTACTTTCTGCTCCATCCATTCGAAGGCCAATTTTATCCGCCTGTAGTATTCTTCCCTGGCAGCTCTCAAATCAAGTTCTGCTTTTTTCCGGGCGTCCGAAAGAAAATATTCAGGATTGTGCAACAGGTAAGCATCCAGATGATCTAATTGCAATCGTGATAATGACAAACGCAATTGATCCTGCAAAAAATCCGGGTGAATACAGTGCCAACAGCCGTCCATATATTTGACCATGTCCGGAAAAGGGTTGCCACCACTTTCCCGATCTTGAACCAAATTTAAATTTTGTCCCTGCACATAACCGACCTTGGAAACGACAACTACTTCATCTCGAGAAATTTGTTTGATTGCACTCAATTCTTGCAGAGTCTTACCAATTAATAACTCACTGCCGCCATCGGTGTAATTACTGGAGGTATCGATCAGGTTAATGCCATTCAGGAAGGCGTGATTTAAAGCCGCGGCATGCTGTTCAGAGGAATTGTGCACACGATAGCCGCCAAAACCGACCTGGCTGACTGACCAACCGGTATTGCCGAACTGGCGAATAGCGCTGGAATTGAAATTTTTATCCTGGAGTTTTTTGAAATAATTTGATGTTGCTTCGGGAGTAGCCATTTTATTTTTTTTATCTATTCCCTCTTTCCTGGCTGCCATAAATTCTCTTCCTTGCCAAGTTGCCTGGAAACAAATCGAGCGGCAACAAATAACCAATCACTCAAGCGATTCGTGTAAGGAATTTCCACACCATCTAAAGATTCGGATTCCGACATCTTTACGAGCCCTCTCTCGACCCTTCGACAGACTGTTCGGGCAGCGTGTAAATAAGCGGAAATTTTACCACCTCCCGGCAGTATAAATGATTTCAATGGTTCGAGGTTTTGGTTCATGTCGTCAATTTCCTGCTCCAGTCGTTTGATATCGGTTTGAGTAATTACCGGCGTATCTGGCCGCCGGTCTTCCGCAAGTACGGCCAACTGTGAGCCGAGATCAAATAACTCATTTTGAATCCTCAGGATTGAACTTTGTAATTTTGTCAATTTTTTCTGATCGTCCAAATACTCCCCCACTATGCCCAAAAATGAGTTCAATTCATCAACACCGCCATAAGCTTCAATGCGAGCAGAAGCCTTGGATACTTTTTGTCCACCGGCTAAAGTTGTTTTTCCCTTATCACCGGTTTTTGTATAAACTTTTGTTATACGGACCATGTGTTAACCAAATTAAAATTCAATAACAATGAAAACAGGTGGTTTAGTAAAAACCACACAAAATCCTAGTGTTTTTTGGCAAGAAAATCAAGGTTTATTTGGGTTGAATTAGTTAGAAGATTCTAGCTCAACTTTAGACGAAAACACACTCCTGAAAATCTCGTCGTG
This window of the candidate division KSB1 bacterium genome carries:
- the nadA gene encoding quinolinate synthase NadA, whose translation is MSVEKIYEQMRLKLNRIVPEFELRYKAELVYEINRLKVEKNAVILGHNYMEPALFHFVPDYGGDSLELSRKAAETDKDIIIFCGVRFMAETAKILNPEKTVLLPAKEAGCSLAASITAEDVRNLKSRFPGIPVVTYINTYADVKAESDICCTSGNAAAVVESLDTDTVIFLPDEYLARNVARETGKKIIFPNGNGNGDSRKNQDYELIGWHGLCEVHDKFTVEDIKNARAQFEDVIILAHPECSPEVVLASDYSGSTTAMIKYVEKTTAKRYLLLTECSMGDNVAAANPEKEMLRFCSVRCPHMNQITLEETLNALKFNRYVIEVPEDIRARAYNAVQRMLAIG
- the nadC gene encoding carboxylating nicotinate-nucleotide diphosphorylase — encoded protein: MNSGLKLDNIDSAKIKEIVERSLKEDIGKGDITSSLLEGSDHVIKGKFIGKKAGVIAGLAVAKMVFDCLDNKIRFTNLFQDGGRVERGSIIADICGSAYELLAGERVALNFLQRMSGIATLTSKFVERIAGTETVILDTRKTVPGLRILDKWAVRLGGGENHRFGLHDMVLIKENHIKLAGSISSAVNSIKKGLKEHKQNLEIEIEVKNHAELREALELGANRILLDNMTIEEIRKAVSITKGQIPLEVSGNVTLENVSSIAATSINYVSVGMLTHSVKALDISFLLD
- a CDS encoding amino acid permease encodes the protein MTELRKELSLYGLTMVAIGSCIGSGIFITPSQIASHLPSPTLILIVWTVGGIIALTGALTFAELGGMFPKAGGVYVYLKEAYGDIAGFMYGWAYFTVINSGAIAALCIAFSYYLSFIFPMGESGKLWVAILAIVCITVINIFRVKLVEYFSNLFTGLKLIGIATVIGIGLFMGSFTTLQTNDPLVISSSGSLLSAFGLALVGVLWSYGGWQHASYLSGEAKNASSTIPKAMVIGAFVVTVVYMLTNLSYLFLMPVAEMARSESIAADAVSKVVPNGGFLVAVIIAISTLGTALIYTLSAPRIYFAMARDGLFFKKIAEVHPKYQTPVNSVILQSIWAIVILIFWGTFEDVITYVTFTDWIFFTLAACVVILFRFKRKEAHRPYKTLGYPFTPLVFILISSWFVINTLIERPLQAGAGLTLLLIGLPLFYFFKKKQVKSG
- a CDS encoding aminotransferase class V-fold PLP-dependent enzyme; its protein translation is MNNVRDLFYIRPDIVFLNNGSFGACPKPVFEVYQNWQLELEQQPVEFLGRRHGTLMQKARKLLATFLGTSGENLFFVPNATTGLNIVAHSLKLEPGDEILTTDHEYGAMDRMWQFICQKRGSKYVRQPLRLPIESKEQVIETIWSGVTNRTKVLFISHITSPTALTMPLKELTIRAKDAGIILLVDGAHGPGQVPIDLEEMGIDFYSGNCHKWLLTPKGCAFLYARPEVQSLIEPLIVSWGNKSVEDSPFIQENEFQGTRDIAAYLSVSAAIKFWQKDEWQTILKKCHELTLSARSQLIEVTGLDPICPGNDGWFQQMVAQPLPTMDRELFKQRLYDEFNIEIPVMECRDKSLIRISIQGYNTEQDVEKLMVALAKLLPEMAC
- a CDS encoding ATP-dependent Clp protease adaptor ClpS; the encoded protein is MSLPKTKKISKKKPKTRLVPLYNVVLLDDSNHTYDYVIEMLMSIFGYIQSKAFQMACEVDSAGRVIVDTTNKERAEHRRDQIHAYGADWRIPHCKGSMSATIEPAESA
- a CDS encoding aldo/keto reductase, producing MAARKEGIDKKNKMATPEATSNYFKKLQDKNFNSSAIRQFGNTGWSVSQVGFGGYRVHNSSEQHAAALNHAFLNGINLIDTSSNYTDGGSELLIGKTLQELSAIKQISRDEVVVVSKVGYVQGQNLNLVQDRESGGNPFPDMVKYMDGCWHCIHPDFLQDQLRLSLSRLQLDHLDAYLLHNPEYFLSDARKKAELDLRAAREEYYRRIKLAFEWMEQKVAEGKIQYYGISSNTFPNSSQDFEFTSLEKVYDIANEISSGHHFQVIQFPFNLYETGACLTLNQVSDKLSLLDFASENQLATLVNRPLNAMAKDSMVRLASFRETDPNIIREQFEVHLQELQEVESVFTTEIIEKLLGEISKESLEKVFLISGQLKFSLESFQSWSQWDHVKENILIPQIASYINYINKKLKADTAWQNWSKKYMQIVRKLCEVITLHYENQVALHSNEISGKLSTLCPDLTNSSTLSQKTLRILSSTGGVDCVLLGMRKMKYVADALDTFASGKIENANQILGDLQLG
- a CDS encoding cob(I)yrinic acid a,c-diamide adenosyltransferase translates to MVRITKVYTKTGDKGKTTLAGGQKVSKASARIEAYGGVDELNSFLGIVGEYLDDQKKLTKLQSSILRIQNELFDLGSQLAVLAEDRRPDTPVITQTDIKRLEQEIDDMNQNLEPLKSFILPGGGKISAYLHAARTVCRRVERGLVKMSESESLDGVEIPYTNRLSDWLFVAARFVSRQLGKEENLWQPGKRE